Proteins found in one uncultured Desulfuromonas sp. genomic segment:
- a CDS encoding carbonic anhydrase produces MKDLASLVSGFRRFQENFFSEDTRLFDQLKKAQHPKILAIACCDSRVDPSLLTDCDPGDLFVIRNVANLVPPYQPDAHYHGVSAAVEYAVCFLNVEYILVMGHSQCGGIQSLMEKTGGCDDGNNEFIDKWVSLAQPAKETVLKELGDKPKEIQTRACEQASILLSLENLLTFPQILKRVEAGTLSLQAWYVDIQTGALLSYNPKSGEFEVLVNHPE; encoded by the coding sequence ATGAAGGATCTGGCGTCTCTGGTCAGCGGATTTCGCCGCTTCCAGGAAAATTTTTTCAGTGAAGATACCCGATTATTTGATCAGCTTAAAAAAGCCCAGCATCCAAAAATTCTCGCCATTGCCTGCTGTGATTCGCGCGTTGACCCTTCATTGTTAACCGATTGTGATCCCGGTGACCTGTTTGTCATCCGCAATGTTGCCAACCTGGTTCCGCCGTACCAACCTGACGCCCATTACCACGGTGTCTCTGCGGCCGTAGAATATGCGGTGTGCTTTCTCAATGTCGAGTATATTCTGGTCATGGGACATTCTCAATGCGGTGGCATTCAGAGCCTGATGGAAAAAACCGGCGGCTGCGATGATGGCAACAACGAATTTATCGACAAATGGGTCAGCCTCGCCCAACCGGCAAAAGAGACGGTTCTCAAAGAACTGGGAGACAAACCCAAAGAGATTCAAACCCGTGCCTGTGAACAGGCTTCGATTCTGCTGTCGCTGGAGAACCTTCTGACCTTCCCGCAAATTCTTAAACGCGTTGAAGCAGGAACCCTTTCACTGCAGGCATGGTATGTCGATATCCAAACCGGCGCGCTGCTCAGTTACAATCCCAAAAGTGGTGAGTTCGAAGTTCTGGTTAACCATCCAGAATAA
- a CDS encoding TonB-dependent receptor, with product MKKRLVLGVMLALWAQLGWAELTQSLNDVVVTATRTTGNLQMVGGTSVEVITAEDIEARHLTTVTEVLQTVPGLQLSNNGGMGAPSKVFIRGADSKNTLLLIDGIAANDPTDVNRGADFSNILLDNVERIEIVKGPMSVLYGSNATAGVINIITRSGSQGVHGYAGVEAGTYNTKKFSGGLNGSLGNSDFSLAISRLTSQGYSIANADNNDIPHAGNTSEDDEWANTTFSGKFNAPLCAAATLTGVIRYADAEMELDDWGSGYAGDRFDYDPMLWSYVAAPDGKKKNSLETRRLFTRLNLHALLFDGQVISDVDYKFSRQERDAYDNDDNDSYDYLGNTDEWSWQATWQMVPSNRLTAGIGYLSESSESSSTDEQDAETLSVWLQDQFTMGGLDLIAGLRYDDHDRFGGKSTWRIAPAYQIEATGTTVRGSYATGFRTPSLYELYSAYGDNDLDPEKSRSWEVGVDQNLFGDQVVASVTWFRTIFEDRIGWDSARVIPGMAWPGGYAQLDGESETEGVEVAFHLFADKPLSCRFDYTYNDTEDPDGARMSRRPLHKVHAGVRYVIGAFSCNVDGYWVDKREAISSALDENGNTVETLDEYVLVNLAADYDVNDNLTLYARIDNLFDEHYEEAWSYATAGQSFYLGGKFRF from the coding sequence ATGAAGAAAAGGCTTGTGCTGGGCGTAATGCTCGCTCTGTGGGCACAACTGGGCTGGGCGGAGCTGACGCAGTCGTTGAATGATGTTGTTGTGACGGCAACCCGCACCACCGGCAATTTGCAGATGGTGGGTGGCACTTCGGTTGAAGTGATTACTGCTGAGGATATTGAAGCACGTCATCTGACAACGGTCACCGAAGTTTTGCAGACCGTTCCCGGTTTGCAATTATCCAACAACGGCGGCATGGGGGCACCGAGCAAGGTGTTTATCCGTGGGGCTGATTCCAAAAACACTCTGTTGTTGATTGATGGCATTGCCGCTAATGACCCGACGGATGTGAACCGCGGCGCTGATTTCTCCAATATTCTGTTAGATAATGTCGAGCGCATTGAGATTGTTAAAGGGCCGATGAGTGTTCTTTACGGCAGTAATGCCACGGCAGGCGTGATCAACATCATCACCCGATCCGGTTCACAAGGTGTCCACGGTTATGCCGGTGTCGAGGCGGGAACGTACAACACCAAAAAGTTTTCCGGTGGTCTGAATGGCTCACTCGGCAACAGTGATTTCTCTTTGGCAATTTCACGCCTGACCAGCCAGGGGTATTCCATCGCCAATGCCGATAATAATGACATTCCGCATGCCGGCAACACCTCGGAAGACGATGAATGGGCAAATACGACCTTCAGCGGCAAGTTTAATGCACCGTTGTGCGCTGCAGCCACTCTTACCGGTGTGATTCGTTATGCCGATGCTGAAATGGAACTGGATGACTGGGGCAGCGGCTATGCTGGTGATCGCTTTGATTATGACCCTATGCTTTGGTCATATGTCGCCGCTCCTGATGGCAAAAAAAAGAATTCTCTGGAAACCCGGCGTCTGTTTACCCGCCTCAACCTTCATGCCCTGTTGTTTGATGGTCAGGTGATCTCGGATGTCGATTACAAGTTCAGTCGTCAGGAACGTGATGCCTACGATAATGACGATAACGATTCCTACGACTATCTTGGCAATACTGATGAGTGGAGCTGGCAGGCAACCTGGCAGATGGTTCCGTCCAATCGCCTTACGGCCGGCATCGGCTATTTAAGCGAAAGCTCTGAAAGTTCTTCTACTGATGAACAAGATGCCGAAACCCTCAGTGTGTGGCTCCAGGATCAATTTACCATGGGTGGTCTCGATCTCATTGCCGGGCTTCGTTATGATGACCACGATCGCTTTGGCGGTAAAAGCACCTGGCGTATTGCTCCTGCCTATCAGATTGAAGCAACCGGTACCACGGTACGCGGCAGCTATGCCACCGGTTTCAGAACACCTTCCTTGTATGAACTCTACTCTGCCTATGGCGATAACGACCTTGATCCGGAAAAAAGCCGTTCCTGGGAAGTTGGCGTGGATCAAAATCTGTTTGGAGATCAGGTTGTCGCCAGTGTGACCTGGTTCCGCACGATTTTTGAAGACCGAATTGGTTGGGATTCTGCGCGTGTTATTCCTGGAATGGCTTGGCCTGGCGGCTATGCTCAGCTAGACGGTGAAAGTGAAACCGAAGGTGTGGAAGTTGCTTTTCATCTGTTTGCCGATAAACCGTTGAGTTGTCGCTTCGATTACACCTACAACGATACCGAAGATCCGGATGGAGCCCGCATGTCACGTCGTCCATTGCACAAGGTTCACGCCGGAGTTCGCTATGTCATTGGAGCGTTTAGCTGTAATGTGGATGGTTATTGGGTCGATAAGCGTGAAGCGATCAGCAGTGCTCTTGATGAAAATGGCAACACGGTTGAAACACTTGATGAATACGTATTGGTTAATCTCGCCGCTGATTACGATGTCAATGACAACCTGACCTTATATGCCCGAATCGATAATTTGTTTGATGAACACTATGAAGAGGCCTGGAGTTACGCGACTGCAGGTCAGTCCTTCTATCTTGGGGGCAAATTTCGATTTTAA
- a CDS encoding sigma-70 family RNA polymerase sigma factor, with amino-acid sequence MSVSEKRLRSDLHDLYLDHHGWLVGWLNRRVHNAHDAGDLAQDLFTRLLGRKTDLSAIAQPRAWLATMAHGMMVDHLRRRDIERAYAEALAALPADHAPSPETHAMLLDTLAAIDALLKGLKPRTRTIFLLSRLDGLPYARIAEELGVSLSTVEKDMSRAIRHCLTRCQEMPL; translated from the coding sequence ATGAGTGTTTCCGAAAAACGGCTGCGCAGCGATCTGCACGACTTGTATCTCGACCATCACGGTTGGTTGGTGGGCTGGCTGAACCGGCGCGTTCACAACGCTCACGATGCCGGCGACTTGGCTCAGGATCTGTTCACCCGCCTGCTCGGCCGCAAAACCGATCTCAGCGCGATTGCCCAACCGCGCGCCTGGCTGGCGACCATGGCCCACGGCATGATGGTTGATCATCTGCGGCGTAGGGATATCGAACGTGCCTATGCCGAAGCCCTGGCTGCGTTGCCCGCGGATCATGCGCCGTCACCGGAAACCCATGCCATGCTTCTTGACACCTTAGCCGCCATCGACGCCCTGCTCAAAGGCTTGAAACCACGGACACGCACGATTTTTCTGCTGTCGCGTCTCGATGGCTTACCCTATGCCCGCATTGCCGAAGAGCTCGGCGTCAGCCTAAGTACCGTGGAAAAAGATATGTCCCGCGCCATCCGCCATTGTCTGACCCGCTGTCAAGAGATGCCATTGTAA
- a CDS encoding FecR domain-containing protein, whose protein sequence is MKSLPKAAHHSPDDAQEEAIAWAVKLASGHVDAAERQAFQRWHDQHHANKQAWRRIEGIDEVFSVVPCEAGDVVRRTLNHLDDARLTRRTVLKLLIAGAFLFGGGLTLSHNPWQRTWPLTATAQQRQHRLLPDGSRIDLNRGSTVDVVFSPWRRRVLLHQGEIHIETGNDADALFGHRPFEVVSGTMTFRALGTAFNLRRDRDGHRLYVSDGQVAVYHHGSLKAIVSATQEAVATDSGVIEAHSANNDPSTWTQGVLVARKMRLRDLAAELSRYGDRHLRCTAQAGDLRVSGVFQIDGPAPLQRAVTSLRQSLPIDVIEQDDTLTLILARR, encoded by the coding sequence ATGAAGTCTCTCCCAAAAGCAGCCCATCACAGCCCAGATGATGCTCAGGAAGAAGCCATCGCCTGGGCCGTTAAACTGGCCTCGGGTCACGTCGATGCCGCGGAGCGTCAGGCGTTTCAACGTTGGCATGATCAGCACCACGCCAACAAACAAGCCTGGCGACGCATTGAGGGCATTGATGAGGTGTTTTCCGTCGTGCCCTGCGAGGCCGGTGACGTGGTGCGCCGCACCCTCAATCACCTTGACGACGCACGGCTGACGCGACGCACCGTGTTGAAGCTGCTCATCGCCGGGGCTTTTCTCTTCGGCGGCGGCCTGACCTTGAGCCACAATCCCTGGCAGCGGACTTGGCCACTGACCGCCACGGCTCAACAGAGACAGCACCGTCTGTTACCGGACGGCAGCCGCATCGACCTCAACCGGGGCAGTACCGTGGATGTGGTGTTTTCTCCCTGGCGGCGGCGGGTCCTGCTTCATCAGGGGGAAATTCACATTGAAACCGGCAACGATGCCGACGCCCTGTTCGGTCACCGCCCGTTCGAGGTCGTCTCCGGCACCATGACTTTTCGCGCCCTGGGCACCGCCTTCAATCTCCGTCGCGACCGGGACGGACATCGGCTTTATGTCAGCGACGGTCAAGTGGCAGTCTACCATCACGGCAGCCTGAAAGCGATTGTGTCCGCCACGCAGGAGGCGGTTGCGACTGACAGCGGCGTCATCGAGGCGCACTCCGCAAACAACGATCCCTCAACCTGGACCCAAGGGGTTCTGGTGGCGCGCAAAATGCGTCTGCGCGACCTCGCTGCCGAATTATCCCGTTACGGCGACCGCCACCTGCGGTGCACGGCCCAGGCCGGCGACCTGCGGGTGTCGGGCGTCTTCCAGATTGACGGCCCGGCGCCACTGCAACGGGCCGTGACCTCTCTGCGTCAATCCCTGCCCATCGACGTTATTGAACAGGACGACACGCTGACCCTTATCCTCGCCCGGCGTTAG
- a CDS encoding TonB-dependent siderophore receptor, whose product MKRDRSPKHPRRQNRPSRILAALAISCCLLATPVMTAAQSTAASASFAVAIAAGPFEEVLNNFAVQTGLTLSFAPELVEEMESDGLQGNYTIDQGLEKLLYEQGLQAIRQENGSYAIQRASSSSKTEETNELPPMEVTAEAETAKGPVYGYVAKQSATATKTDTPLIETPQSISVVTADQMAAVKAQSLSSALTYTPGISSQSGIFTRMVDDIMLRGFNAAAGNSGMLRDGMKLQSNVYDGGQEIYGLERLEVLRGPASILYGQLSPGGAVNAVSKRPTATTLGEVNLEYGSFAHKQASFDFGGPIKISDKLTFRLTGLLRDAENQVDHVNDDKRYFAPALSYRFSENTSLTLLASYQEVRTKFAPPLTYESVADKIVPDDLFIGEPDYDRYESDISTIGYEFEHKFNKDLKLSHKLRHFHADVIWDYLSFLSLNGSTLSRYPSDRTETSNGLTSDTSLQWTRQAGSIEQTFLAGLDYYQNDYDRERYFGTADALTDIYNPVYGGSVLVDTGTDYGFKQEGTQTGLYVQEQAKISNHYVVVLGGRYDWIDFEQTAAASGSKTTQDDEAFTGRVGLVYLAGNGLAPYASFSQSFAPTTGSDADGNPFDPTEGEQFEVGIRYQPNHINLMLSVAAFELTETNVLTQDGTETKQTGEVRSRGFELEARGSLTCLDLVAAYTYIDARVTKSKEADEQNQRVALVPYHALSIWADYDCNHIGLPGLSLGAGAQYHGSTNIPGYDHDVPDYTLVDARVSLDLGAFNKTFAGTSIAFNAGNLLDEDYYTCVSDDGCRYGSRRSFKATLSYRW is encoded by the coding sequence ATGAAGCGTGACAGATCACCAAAACACCCCCGCCGGCAAAATCGGCCCTCCAGAATACTGGCGGCCTTGGCCATTTCCTGCTGCCTGTTGGCGACGCCGGTGATGACTGCGGCACAATCCACAGCCGCGAGCGCCAGTTTTGCGGTCGCCATTGCCGCCGGACCTTTTGAAGAGGTGTTGAACAATTTTGCCGTGCAGACCGGCCTGACCCTGTCCTTTGCCCCCGAGCTGGTGGAGGAAATGGAAAGCGACGGTCTGCAGGGAAATTACACTATTGATCAGGGGCTGGAAAAGCTGCTGTATGAACAGGGACTACAGGCCATACGTCAGGAAAACGGTAGCTATGCGATACAAAGGGCCAGCTCCTCATCAAAAACAGAAGAGACCAACGAACTCCCCCCGATGGAGGTTACGGCCGAAGCAGAGACAGCTAAGGGACCGGTCTACGGTTATGTTGCAAAACAGAGTGCCACAGCCACGAAAACCGACACTCCGCTGATCGAAACACCGCAATCAATCTCCGTTGTCACCGCCGATCAAATGGCTGCCGTCAAAGCGCAATCACTTTCCTCCGCCCTGACGTACACACCGGGTATTTCCAGCCAATCGGGCATTTTTACCCGTATGGTCGATGACATCATGCTGCGCGGTTTCAATGCCGCGGCCGGTAACTCCGGGATGCTGCGCGATGGAATGAAGTTGCAATCAAATGTTTATGACGGCGGACAGGAAATCTACGGGCTGGAACGGCTCGAAGTGCTACGCGGCCCGGCCTCGATATTGTATGGGCAGCTATCGCCTGGCGGGGCCGTCAATGCCGTTAGCAAACGTCCCACGGCAACAACCCTGGGGGAAGTCAATTTGGAATATGGCAGTTTTGCGCATAAGCAGGCCTCGTTTGATTTCGGCGGCCCGATCAAGATCAGCGACAAACTCACTTTTCGCCTGACCGGACTGCTGCGTGATGCGGAGAATCAGGTCGATCATGTCAACGACGATAAACGTTATTTCGCCCCCGCGCTCAGCTACCGCTTCAGTGAAAATACCAGCCTGACCCTGCTGGCCAGCTACCAGGAAGTGCGGACAAAGTTCGCCCCTCCTCTGACCTATGAGAGCGTTGCCGATAAGATCGTACCGGATGATCTGTTTATCGGTGAGCCCGATTATGACCGCTACGAAAGCGATATCTCCACCATCGGTTATGAATTTGAGCACAAATTCAATAAAGATTTAAAACTGAGCCATAAGCTCAGACATTTCCACGCTGACGTCATCTGGGACTACCTTTCGTTTCTCTCTCTGAATGGCAGCACCCTGTCGCGCTACCCCAGCGATCGTACAGAGACTTCAAATGGACTGACATCAGACACCTCGTTACAGTGGACACGGCAAGCAGGGTCAATAGAACAGACGTTTTTGGCCGGTCTTGATTATTACCAGAATGATTATGATCGTGAACGCTACTTCGGAACCGCGGATGCGTTGACGGATATCTACAATCCTGTTTACGGCGGGAGCGTTCTTGTGGACACCGGCACTGATTACGGTTTCAAGCAGGAAGGCACGCAAACGGGGCTCTATGTGCAAGAGCAGGCAAAGATTTCCAATCACTATGTGGTTGTGCTCGGCGGTCGTTACGACTGGATCGACTTTGAACAGACGGCAGCCGCCTCAGGCAGCAAAACAACGCAGGACGACGAAGCGTTTACCGGACGCGTCGGCCTGGTTTATCTGGCGGGAAACGGTCTGGCTCCCTATGCCAGTTTCAGCCAGTCCTTCGCGCCGACGACCGGAAGCGATGCTGACGGCAATCCTTTTGACCCCACAGAGGGGGAACAGTTCGAGGTCGGTATACGCTATCAGCCCAATCATATCAACCTGATGCTCAGCGTAGCGGCCTTCGAACTGACGGAGACCAATGTGTTAACCCAGGACGGTACCGAAACCAAGCAGACCGGAGAGGTCCGCTCACGCGGTTTTGAACTTGAAGCACGCGGCAGCCTGACCTGCCTCGATCTGGTTGCGGCCTACACCTATATCGATGCGCGGGTGACGAAAAGTAAAGAAGCCGATGAACAAAATCAGCGCGTTGCCCTGGTTCCCTATCACGCACTTTCCATCTGGGCCGACTATGACTGCAACCATATCGGGTTGCCGGGCTTGAGCCTAGGGGCTGGCGCGCAATATCACGGCAGCACCAATATTCCGGGCTATGATCATGACGTGCCCGACTATACATTAGTGGACGCCAGAGTCAGTCTGGATCTCGGCGCGTTTAACAAAACATTTGCAGGAACCTCAATTGCATTCAATGCCGGCAACCTTCTTGATGAAGATTACTACACCTGCGTCAGTGATGATGGCTGCCGCTACGGCTCCAGGCGCAGCTTCAAAGCAACACTGAGCTACCGATGGTGA
- a CDS encoding PepSY-associated TM helix domain-containing protein encodes MQKKNWRKIWFLIHSWLAMPLWALTFFVCLSGTIATIDQELVWLSQPQVRANAPSGDAVRLDFDELLTAIQDQQPQAHVSALSRPVKSQYALTATVSYPDATTATLYINPYDGAIQGNSAEFDLHGFIRALHGWLLIPWSSGGSVGWYLVTIVSLPMLGSLISGMILYRRFWRDYLHPRLRLRHGARVLWGDFHRLAGIWSLPFILIIAVSGVWLLIEGVLYDFRISYSTAGPPAIVARADVPPGMGEQPPPTLSPQQAVDAVCRAFPEFKPYRINFPANAYDLYRISGRSRHYPLVMESVSVNPYNGELAQSRRVSDLAWPEVMARSLVSLHMGDFAGLGLKLVYFFFGLLLSLMVYSGMVLWGKRTWHETRRVFEQRGYTPAYLGRRWGMHLSGVVVLLPLLYFAPYMDRIALYRGAAGLGERTIGTLQAGPFILDLAEWQVRPPLPDGQAGLKKTFTLGLRQEDFPHIKAVYLKVGKPRSIRSAGALASGSPYRQFVRVCVPEHAGPDAVLWLTLETWDGAIHRASLPLQQASPITVAFLEQQRG; translated from the coding sequence ATGCAAAAAAAGAATTGGCGCAAAATCTGGTTTCTCATCCATAGCTGGCTGGCCATGCCGCTATGGGCTCTCACCTTTTTCGTCTGCCTGAGTGGTACTATCGCCACCATCGACCAAGAACTCGTCTGGCTGAGCCAGCCGCAGGTACGCGCCAATGCACCGAGTGGGGATGCTGTACGTCTGGACTTTGATGAACTGCTGACCGCCATTCAGGACCAGCAGCCACAGGCCCATGTCAGCGCCCTGTCGCGTCCGGTAAAATCACAATATGCCCTGACCGCAACGGTCAGTTACCCCGATGCCACCACCGCTACCCTTTACATCAATCCTTATGACGGCGCAATCCAGGGTAACAGCGCCGAATTTGACCTGCACGGCTTTATCCGCGCCTTGCATGGCTGGCTGCTCATCCCTTGGAGCTCCGGCGGCAGCGTTGGCTGGTATCTGGTGACCATCGTCAGCCTGCCCATGCTCGGCTCACTGATCTCCGGAATGATCCTCTACAGGCGCTTCTGGCGTGACTATTTGCACCCACGGCTGCGTTTGCGCCATGGAGCGCGTGTGTTATGGGGTGACTTTCACCGCCTGGCCGGCATCTGGTCCCTCCCCTTCATCCTTATCATTGCCGTCAGCGGCGTGTGGCTGCTCATCGAAGGCGTGCTGTATGATTTCCGAATCTCCTATTCCACAGCCGGACCGCCGGCAATTGTCGCACGCGCGGATGTGCCGCCCGGCATGGGGGAACAACCACCGCCGACACTCAGCCCGCAGCAGGCTGTGGATGCCGTCTGCCGGGCATTTCCCGAGTTCAAGCCCTATCGCATTAATTTTCCGGCGAACGCCTACGACCTGTATCGCATCAGCGGACGCAGCCGCCACTATCCACTGGTCATGGAAAGCGTCTCTGTCAACCCTTACAACGGCGAACTCGCCCAATCGCGTCGCGTCAGCGACCTAGCCTGGCCCGAGGTGATGGCCCGTTCCTTAGTCTCTCTGCACATGGGCGACTTTGCCGGACTGGGGCTGAAACTCGTCTACTTTTTTTTTGGTCTGCTGCTGTCCCTGATGGTCTACAGCGGCATGGTGCTGTGGGGCAAGCGCACCTGGCATGAAACTCGGCGGGTGTTCGAACAACGGGGCTACACTCCAGCCTATTTGGGCCGCCGCTGGGGCATGCACCTCAGTGGCGTGGTGGTACTGCTGCCGCTGCTCTATTTCGCCCCCTATATGGACAGAATCGCCCTGTACCGCGGTGCCGCCGGTTTGGGTGAACGCACCATCGGGACGTTGCAGGCCGGTCCCTTTATCCTTGACCTGGCAGAGTGGCAGGTGCGGCCGCCGCTGCCCGATGGCCAGGCTGGACTGAAAAAAACCTTCACCTTGGGTTTGCGGCAGGAGGACTTTCCGCACATCAAGGCCGTTTACCTCAAAGTGGGCAAACCACGCAGCATTCGCAGTGCCGGAGCTCTGGCCTCGGGCAGTCCCTATCGTCAATTTGTCCGCGTCTGCGTACCGGAGCATGCCGGGCCGGACGCCGTACTGTGGCTGACGCTGGAAACCTGGGACGGCGCGATCCATCGGGCCAGTCTGCCGTTGCAACAAGCCTCGCCGATCACTGTGGCGTTTCTCGAACAACAGCGGGGATGA
- a CDS encoding putative manganese-dependent inorganic diphosphatase has translation MPQQRVYVIGHMNPDTDSVCSAIAYSRLRAAQGLHGVQPARAGNINRQTEFILEELAVPQPELLLDVSPRIRDIIGEQQPVTIPTTAPLSRALELFHLHNVRILPVVDDKRCPQGILYLKKVSERFLVPSQEKELRRVSASPRSICQCLKATALNEVDFDELEELNLYVAAMSEPTFAEKMADQDLRKMILIAGDRIDILRLAVERAVRVLVVVADLDIPPDILELGRKNDVTILSTSFDSATSTWLTRLATPVELLAETEYITLRRQDRVDELRVSLTHSVVPGVVIVNDNGQVEAVATKSHLLRTSDVKLILVDHNELSQAVAGADKVEILEVVDHHRLGSFQTDKPIRFINQPVGSTCTLVATLYQNAGITPDPATAGLMLSGLLSDTVVMKSPTTTEVDRDIAEWLGQLSGLDPQEYGRRIFASSSAMSAYDSLEKVITTDFKVFSASSCQFGIGQVEVVSFHEFHGLKEELSAELEKLREKRDLGMAGLLVTDIVAGNSELLVAGDRQLAFMIGYPQLADNLFELRGVLSRKKQLIPHLLRVLGAA, from the coding sequence ATGCCACAACAACGTGTCTACGTGATTGGACATATGAACCCGGATACCGACTCGGTGTGCAGTGCCATTGCCTATTCCCGTCTGCGGGCCGCACAGGGGCTCCATGGTGTCCAACCGGCACGCGCCGGAAATATCAATCGCCAGACGGAGTTTATCCTTGAGGAGTTGGCGGTGCCGCAACCGGAACTGCTCCTTGATGTCTCTCCACGCATTCGCGATATTATTGGTGAACAACAGCCGGTGACCATTCCGACGACAGCACCGCTGTCACGGGCCTTGGAGTTGTTTCATCTGCATAATGTCCGCATTTTGCCGGTGGTGGATGACAAGCGCTGTCCGCAGGGGATTCTCTATCTTAAGAAGGTTTCCGAGCGCTTTCTGGTGCCGAGCCAGGAAAAAGAGTTGCGCCGGGTTTCGGCGTCGCCACGGTCGATTTGCCAGTGTCTCAAAGCCACAGCTCTCAATGAAGTGGATTTTGATGAGCTCGAAGAGTTGAATCTTTATGTTGCGGCTATGTCTGAGCCGACGTTTGCTGAGAAGATGGCGGATCAGGATTTGCGCAAAATGATTCTGATCGCCGGGGACCGAATCGATATCTTGCGCCTGGCCGTCGAACGTGCGGTGCGGGTGTTGGTTGTTGTCGCTGACCTGGATATCCCGCCGGATATTCTTGAGCTGGGGCGCAAGAACGATGTAACGATCCTGTCCACCTCCTTTGACAGCGCCACCAGCACCTGGTTGACGCGGCTGGCGACGCCGGTAGAGCTTCTGGCCGAGACCGAGTATATCACGTTGCGCCGTCAGGACCGCGTTGATGAACTGCGTGTCAGCCTGACGCATAGCGTGGTGCCGGGTGTTGTTATTGTCAATGATAACGGCCAGGTGGAAGCGGTGGCCACTAAAAGTCATCTGTTGCGCACCTCGGATGTCAAACTGATTCTTGTCGATCACAATGAACTGTCCCAGGCCGTGGCCGGAGCGGACAAAGTGGAGATTCTCGAAGTCGTGGATCATCACCGGCTGGGCAGTTTCCAGACCGATAAGCCGATCCGTTTTATCAATCAACCTGTCGGCAGCACCTGTACTCTGGTGGCAACGTTGTATCAGAACGCGGGAATTACCCCTGACCCGGCAACAGCGGGGCTGATGTTGTCCGGTTTGCTCTCCGATACCGTGGTGATGAAGTCGCCGACCACGACTGAGGTGGATCGTGACATTGCCGAGTGGCTCGGTCAGCTCTCCGGCCTTGATCCACAGGAATATGGCCGACGTATTTTTGCCTCAAGTAGTGCCATGAGTGCTTATGATTCGCTGGAGAAAGTGATTACCACGGACTTTAAAGTATTCAGCGCCTCCAGCTGCCAGTTTGGTATTGGTCAGGTGGAAGTGGTCAGCTTCCATGAGTTTCATGGCTTGAAGGAAGAATTGAGCGCTGAGCTGGAAAAACTTCGCGAAAAACGCGATCTGGGGATGGCCGGACTTCTGGTGACAGACATCGTTGCCGGAAACAGTGAACTGCTGGTCGCAGGAGATCGGCAACTGGCGTTTATGATTGGCTATCCGCAACTGGCAGACAATCTGTTCGAATTGCGCGGAGTTTTGTCGCGCAAAAAACAACTTATTCCCCATCTGTTGCGTGTGTTGGGCGCTGCTTAG